From Xenopus tropicalis strain Nigerian chromosome 3, UCB_Xtro_10.0, whole genome shotgun sequence, the proteins below share one genomic window:
- the ecsit gene encoding evolutionarily conserved signaling intermediate in Toll pathway, mitochondrial isoform X1, whose amino-acid sequence MRTLRFLISARHLCARGRGIPAGQALGTGNNAQKQVTCCLHTSPPPGPPQATSSAGSVTPYEDVFQREQRNKASFVEVLDLYCNRDVRRRGHVEIIEAALRWMTEFGVEKDLEVYNKLLDVFPKEVFVPQNYIQRMFNHYPRQQECAIRVLEQMENYGITPNKQTCFLLLQIFGARSHPIRKYQRMMYWFPRFKHTNPFPVPAELPADPVELSRMCLHRIANDLDSRVAVYQMPYTEKCDDGKEREHLHVVGIQSPSQVSLLAAHNPSTPVYVEGPFPLWLRKTCVYYYILRADPDPMRKEEEIDNERSLYYPLSLDLELDRDLGDDDSFDVDDVEEGPVFAMCMAGSGDELLLGKWIRGLQETNPILGQTPVVFRLNSGPQELSVPQEKEAEPKGELEDDEGEREPERRRMEQ is encoded by the exons ATGAGAACCTTGCGCTTCCTGATTTCTGCCCGTCATCTGTGTGCCCGGGGCAGAGGCATACCAGCAGGCCAGGCTCTTGGCACCGGCAATAACGCCCAG AAACAGGTGACCTGCTGTCTTCACACATCTCCGCCTCCTGGGCCTCCCCAAGCCACTTCCTCAGCCGGCTCGGTTACTCCATACGAGGATGTGTTCCAGAGGGAGCAGAGGAACAAAGCCTCCTTTGTGGAGGTCCTTGATCTTTACTGCAACCGAGATGTGAGGAGGAGAGGACATGTGGAGATCATAGAGGCGGCTCTTAGATGGATGACGGAGTTTGGGGTGGAAAAGGACTTGGAGGTTTATAATAAATTGCTTGACGTGTTTCCCAAGGAGGTCTTTGTCCCCCAAAATTACATCCAGAGGATGTTCAACCACTACCCACGCCAGCAGGAGTGCGCCATAAGGGTGCTAGAGCAGATGGAGAATTACG GTATCACCCCCAACAAGCAAACATGCTTTCTCCTGCTACAGATCTTTGGGGCCCGCAGCCACCCCATAAGAAAATACCAGCGTATGATGTACTGGTTCCCACGCTTTAAACACACCAACCCCTTcccggttcctgctgaattaccAGCTGACCCAGTGGAGCTATCCAGGATGTGCCTGCATCGTATTGCCAACGACTTGGATTCTAGGGTCGCCGTGTACCAG ATGCCCTACACAGAGAAATGCGACGATGGCAAAGAACGGGAGCATCTGCACGTTGTCG GTATTCAGTCTCCCAGTCAGGTCTCCCTCCTTGCTGCACACAACCCCAGCACCCCTGTATACGTTGAGGGGCCCTTCCCGCTGTGGCTCAGGAAGACGTGTGTGTACTACTACATCCTACGTGCTGACCCCGATCCTATGAGAAAGGAG GAGGAGATAGACAATGAGAGGAGCTTATACTATCCCCTGAGCTTGGACCTGGAGCTGGACAGGGACCTGGGCGATGATGACAGCTTTGATGTTGATGATG TGGAGGAGGGCCCCGTCTTTGCTATGTGCATGGCTGGTTCTGGAGATGAGCTGTTACTGGGAAAATGGATTCGGGGGCTGCAGGAGACCAACCCGATCCTTGGCCAGACTCCTGTGGTCTTTCGGTTAAATTCGGGCCCCCAAGAGCTTAGCGTGCCACAGGAGAAGGAGGCTGAACCAAAAGGAGAGCTAGAGGATGATGAAGGGGAGAGAGAGCCAGAACGCCGCCGGATGGAGCAATAA
- the ecsit gene encoding evolutionarily conserved signaling intermediate in Toll pathway, mitochondrial isoform X2 yields the protein MRTLRFLISARHLCARGRGIPAGQALGTGNNAQKQVTCCLHTSPPPGPPQATSSAGSVTPYEDVFQREQRNKASFVEVLDLYCNRDVRRRGHVEIIEAALRWMTEFGVEKDLEVYNKLLDVFPKEVFVPQNYIQRMFNHYPRQQECAIRVLEQMENYGITPNKQTCFLLLQIFGARSHPIRKYQRMMYWFPRFKHTNPFPVPAELPADPVELSRMCLHRIANDLDSRVAVYQMPYTEKCDDGKEREHLHVVGIQSPSQVSLLAAHNPSTPVYVEGPFPLWLRKTCVYYYILRADPDPMRKEEEIDNERSLYYPLSLDLELDRDLGDDDSFDVDDVEEGPVFAMCMAGSAY from the exons ATGAGAACCTTGCGCTTCCTGATTTCTGCCCGTCATCTGTGTGCCCGGGGCAGAGGCATACCAGCAGGCCAGGCTCTTGGCACCGGCAATAACGCCCAG AAACAGGTGACCTGCTGTCTTCACACATCTCCGCCTCCTGGGCCTCCCCAAGCCACTTCCTCAGCCGGCTCGGTTACTCCATACGAGGATGTGTTCCAGAGGGAGCAGAGGAACAAAGCCTCCTTTGTGGAGGTCCTTGATCTTTACTGCAACCGAGATGTGAGGAGGAGAGGACATGTGGAGATCATAGAGGCGGCTCTTAGATGGATGACGGAGTTTGGGGTGGAAAAGGACTTGGAGGTTTATAATAAATTGCTTGACGTGTTTCCCAAGGAGGTCTTTGTCCCCCAAAATTACATCCAGAGGATGTTCAACCACTACCCACGCCAGCAGGAGTGCGCCATAAGGGTGCTAGAGCAGATGGAGAATTACG GTATCACCCCCAACAAGCAAACATGCTTTCTCCTGCTACAGATCTTTGGGGCCCGCAGCCACCCCATAAGAAAATACCAGCGTATGATGTACTGGTTCCCACGCTTTAAACACACCAACCCCTTcccggttcctgctgaattaccAGCTGACCCAGTGGAGCTATCCAGGATGTGCCTGCATCGTATTGCCAACGACTTGGATTCTAGGGTCGCCGTGTACCAG ATGCCCTACACAGAGAAATGCGACGATGGCAAAGAACGGGAGCATCTGCACGTTGTCG GTATTCAGTCTCCCAGTCAGGTCTCCCTCCTTGCTGCACACAACCCCAGCACCCCTGTATACGTTGAGGGGCCCTTCCCGCTGTGGCTCAGGAAGACGTGTGTGTACTACTACATCCTACGTGCTGACCCCGATCCTATGAGAAAGGAG GAGGAGATAGACAATGAGAGGAGCTTATACTATCCCCTGAGCTTGGACCTGGAGCTGGACAGGGACCTGGGCGATGATGACAGCTTTGATGTTGATGATG TGGAGGAGGGCCCCGTCTTTGCTATGTGCATGGCTGGTTCTGCCTACTGA
- the ecsit gene encoding evolutionarily conserved signaling intermediate in Toll pathway, mitochondrial isoform X3 → MRTLRFLISARHLCARGRGIPAGQALGTGNNAQKQVTCCLHTSPPPGPPQATSSAGSVTPYEDVFQREQRNKASFVEVLDLYCNRDVRRRGHVEIIEAALRWMTEFGVEKDLEVYNKLLDVFPKEVFVPQNYIQRMFNHYPRQQECAIRVLEQMENYGITPNKQTCFLLLQIFGARSHPIRKYQRMMYWFPRFKHTNPFPVPAELPADPVELSRMCLHRIANDLDSRVAVYQMPYTEKCDDGKEREHLHVVGIQSPSQVSLLAAHNPSTPVYVEGPFPLWLRKTCVYYYILRADPDPMRKEEEIDNERSLYYPLSLDLELDRDLGDDDSFDVDDVEEGPIFAMCMAGSAY, encoded by the exons ATGAGAACCTTGCGCTTCCTGATTTCTGCCCGTCATCTGTGTGCCCGGGGCAGAGGCATACCAGCAGGCCAGGCTCTTGGCACCGGCAATAACGCCCAG AAACAGGTGACCTGCTGTCTTCACACATCTCCGCCTCCTGGGCCTCCCCAAGCCACTTCCTCAGCCGGCTCGGTTACTCCATACGAGGATGTGTTCCAGAGGGAGCAGAGGAACAAAGCCTCCTTTGTGGAGGTCCTTGATCTTTACTGCAACCGAGATGTGAGGAGGAGAGGACATGTGGAGATCATAGAGGCGGCTCTTAGATGGATGACGGAGTTTGGGGTGGAAAAGGACTTGGAGGTTTATAATAAATTGCTTGACGTGTTTCCCAAGGAGGTCTTTGTCCCCCAAAATTACATCCAGAGGATGTTCAACCACTACCCACGCCAGCAGGAGTGCGCCATAAGGGTGCTAGAGCAGATGGAGAATTACG GTATCACCCCCAACAAGCAAACATGCTTTCTCCTGCTACAGATCTTTGGGGCCCGCAGCCACCCCATAAGAAAATACCAGCGTATGATGTACTGGTTCCCACGCTTTAAACACACCAACCCCTTcccggttcctgctgaattaccAGCTGACCCAGTGGAGCTATCCAGGATGTGCCTGCATCGTATTGCCAACGACTTGGATTCTAGGGTCGCCGTGTACCAG ATGCCCTACACAGAGAAATGCGACGATGGCAAAGAACGGGAGCATCTGCACGTTGTCG GTATTCAGTCTCCCAGTCAGGTCTCCCTCCTTGCTGCACACAACCCCAGCACCCCTGTATACGTTGAGGGGCCCTTCCCGCTGTGGCTCAGGAAGACGTGTGTGTACTACTACATCCTACGTGCTGACCCCGATCCTATGAGAAAGGAG GAGGAGATAGACAATGAGAGGAGCTTATACTATCCCCTGAGCTTGGACCTGGAGCTGGACAGGGACCTGGGCGATGATGACAGCTTTGATGTTGATGATG TGGAGGAGGGCCCCATCTTTGCTATGTGCATGGCTGGTTCTGCCTACTGA